The Streptomyces sp. NBC_00510 genomic interval CGGACCTCGGCGTCGTGGGGATGCAGCTCCAGCACGTCCTCCGGGTGCCAGGCGACGTTGCCGGTACGGCGGGTCTGCGCGCCCACGTTGTACTGGCTGAGGATCCGTCCCGTGGTCAGGATCAGCGGGAAGCGCCGGGTGCTGCGCTCGGCGGTCGGCACGAAGGTGGTGACCACGAACCTGCCCTTGCCCCGCACGAACTCGTCCACGTGCATGATGGGCGTGCCCTCGGGGGCCTGCTCGTTGCACGGCCACTGGACGCTGCCCAGCTTGTCCAGCAGCTGGAAGGAGACACCGGTGAAGGTCGGCGTGACCTGGGCGATCTCGTCCATGATCTGACCGGGGTGGTCGTACGCCATGGGGTGGCCCATGGCCGTGGCGATCTCGGAGACGATCTGCCACTCGTGCTTGCCCGTCTTCGGCTTCATCACCGCGCGCACCCGGTTGATCCGGCGCTCGGCGTTGGTGAAGGTGCCGTCCTTCTCCAGGAAGGACGCGCCGGGCAGGAAGACGTGCGCGAACTTCGCGGTCTCGTTGAGGAACAGGTCCTGGACGACGACCAGTTCCATGGCCTCCAGCGCGGCGGTGACGTGCTTGAGGTTGGGGTCGGACTGGGCGATGTCCTCGCCGTGCACGAACAGGCCGCGGAAGGTCCCGTCGATGGCCGCGTCGAACATGTTCGGGATGCGCAGCCCGGGCTCGGCGAGGATCGTGCCGCCCCAGAGGTTCTCGAACACGGTGCGCACGGCGTCGTCGGAGACGTGCCGGTAGCCGGGCAGCTCGTGCGGGAACGAACCCATGTCGCAGGAGCCCTGGACGTTGTTCTGGCCGCGCAGCGGGTTCACCCCCACGCCGTCGCGGCCGAGGTTGCCGCAGGCCATCGCCAGGTTGGCCATGCCCATCACCATGGTGGAGCCCTGGCTGTGCTCGGTGACGCCCAGCCCGTAGTAGATGGCGCCGTTCGGGGCCTGCGCGTACAGCCGTGCCGCCGCGCGCAGTTCCCCGGCCGGCACGCCGGTGAGCTCCTCCGTGGCCTCCGGGCTGTTCTCCGGGCGGGCGATGAACTCCGCCCACTCGTCGAAGTCCTCGCACCGCGCGTCCACGAAGTCCCGGTCGACCAGCCCCTCGGTGACCACCACGTGCGCCATGGCGTTCACGACGGCCACGTTGGTGCTGGGCCGCAGCTGGAGGTGGTGCTCGGCCTGGACGTGCGGGGAGCGCACCAGGTCGATGCGGCGCGGGTCGACGACGATGAGCTTGGCGCCCTCGCGCAGCCGGCGCTTCATCCGCGAGGCGAACACCGGGTGCCCGTCAGTGGGGTTGGCCCCGATCACCATGATGACGTCGGCCTCGGCCACGGACCGGAAGTCCTGGGTGCCGGCCGACTCGCCGAAGGTCTGCTTGAGCCCGTACCCCGTCGGGGAGTGGCAGACCCGGGCGCAGGTGTCGACGTTGTTGTTGCCGAAGGCGGCGCGCACCATCTTCTGGACGACGTACACCTCTTCGTTCGTGCACCGCGAGGAGGTGATGGCGCCGATCGCGCCCGATCCGTACTGCTCCTGGAGCTCGCGCATCCGGCGGGCGACCGTGCCGATCGCCTCGTCCCACTCGACCTCGCGCCACGGGTCGGTGATCTTCTCCCGGACCATGGGCTTGAGCATCCGGTCGGGGTGGCTGGCGTAGCCGAAGGCGAAGCGGCCCTTGACGCAGGAGTGGCCCTCGTTGGCGCCGCCGTCCTTGTACGGCACCATCCGCACCAGCTCGTCGCCGCGCAGCTCGGCCTTGAAGGAGCAGCCGACGCCGCAGTACGCGCAGGTGGTGACCACCGAGCGGGTGGGCATGCCGAGCTCGACCACCGACTTCTCCTGGAGCGTGGAGGTCGGGCAGGCCTGCACGCAGGCCCCGCAGGAGACGCACTCGGACTCCATGAAGGTCTCGCCGGCGCCGGCGGACACCTTGGAGTCGAAGCCGCGCCCCTCGATGGTCAGCGCGAAGGTGCCCTGGACCTCGCCGCAGGCGCGGACGCAGCGGGAGCAGGCGATGCACTTGGACGCGTCGAAGTCGAAGTAGGGGTTGGAGGTGTCCTTCTCGGCGTCGAGGTGGTTCTCGCCCTCGTAGCCGTAGCGGACCTGCCGCAGCCCGACCACGCCGGCCATGTCCTGCAGCTCGCAGTCGCCGTTGGCCGGGCAGGTCAGGCAGTCCAGCGGGTGGTCGGAGATGTACAGCTCCATGACGCCCTGGCGGAGCTTCTCCACCTTCGGGGTCTGGGTCCGCACGCTCATCCCGTCCGCCACCGGCGTGGTGCAGGACGCCGGGGTGCCCCGCCGGCCGTCGATCTCCACCACGCACAGCCGGCAGGAGCCGAAGGGCTCCAGGCTGTCGGTGGCGCAGAGCTTGGGGATGTCGATGCCGGCGAGCGCGGCGGCGCGCATCACCGACGTGCCCTCGGGCACGGTCACCGGCATCCCGTCCACTTCCACCGCGACCGTCGCCGCACCGGGTCGCTCCGGGGTACCGAAGTCGGGTTCCTTCAGGAGTGTCATGCCGTGCCCTCCGTCCTTCCTCCATGGGCGTGCGTGCGTGGGATCGCCCGGCCGGGGTCGCGGGCGAGGAAGTCGTCGGGGAAGTGCGCGATGGCGCTGCGCACGGGCATCGGCGTGAGCCCGCCCATCGCGCACAGGGAGCCGTCGGTCATCAGCTCGCACAGGTCCTCGAGCAGGGCCAGGTTCTCGTCCCGCTGCTGACCGGCCACGATCTTGTCGATCACCTCGACACCGCGGACCGAACCCACCCGGCAGGGCGTGCACTTGCCGCAGGACTCCTCGGCGCAGAACTCCATCGCGAACCGGGCCTGGGCGGCCATGTCGACGCTCTCGTCGAAGACGACGACGCCGCCGTGGCCCAGCATGGCGCCCGCCTCGGCGAACGCCTCGTAGTCCATCGGCAGGTCGAACATCGACGTCGGCAGGTAGGCGCCGAGCGGCCCGCCGACCTGCACCGTGCGGACCGGCCGCCCGGAGAAGGTGCCGCCGCCGTACTCCTCGACCAGTTCGCGCAGCGTGACGCCGAAGGCGGTCTCCACGATCCCGCCGCGGGCGATGTTGCCGCCGAGCTGGAACACCTGGGTGCCGCGCGAGCGTTCCACGCCGAGTTCCTGGTACGCCTTGGCGCCCTCGGCGAGGATGACCGGCACCGTGGCGAGGGTGAGGACGTTGTTCACGACCGTCGGCTTGCCGAACAGCCCCTCGATGGCGGGGATCGGCGGCTTGGCCCGGACGGTGCCGCGCTTGCCCTCCAGGCTCTCCAGCATGGAGGTCTCCTCGCCGCAGATGTACGCGCCGGCGCCGACGCGTACGTGCAGGTCGAAGTCGAGCGGGGACCCGAGGATGCCCTCGCCGAGCCACCCCTGCTCGCGTGCGATGACGATCGCCGCGCGCATCGTGGACACCGCGTCGGGGTACTCGGAGCGGATGTAGAAGTAGCCCTCGCGGGCGCCGACGGCGTGCGCGGCGATCGTCATGCCCTCGATGAGCATGAAGGGGTCGCCCTCCATGACCATGCGGTCGGCGAAGGTGCCGCTGTCGCCCTCGTCGGCGTTGCAGCAGACGAACTTGAGTTCGTCGGCGCAGTCCATGACGGTCTTCCACTTGATGCCGGCCGGGAAGCCAGCGCCGCCGCGGCCGCGCAGGCCGGAGTCGGTGACCTCGGTGACGACGTCGGCGGGGGCCATGCCGAGGGCGGTGCGCAGTCCGGCCAGGCCGCCGTGGCGCAGGTAGTCCTCCGGTGAGAGGGGGTCGGTCACCCCGACCCGGGAGAAGGTGACCCGCGTCTGGCGGGCCAGCCAGGGCAGTTCGTCGACGACGCCGAGGCGCAGCGGGTGGTCGGCGCCTTCGAGCATGCCCGCCGCCAGCAGTCCCTCGACGTCCGAGGGGGCCACCGGCCCGTAGCCGACGCGGCCGGCCGGGGTGACCACCTCGACCAGCGGCTCCAGCCACAGCATGCCGCGGGAGCCGTTGCGCACCACCTCGACGGGCGCCTCCCGCTCCGCCGCGACGCGCCGCAGCGCGTCCGCCACCTCGTCCGCGCCGACCGATCTGGCCGCCGAGTCACGCGGGACGTAGACCGTCACCGTGGAGTCGGAAGAGTTCTTCGTCATGCGACCGTCCCCTTGAGGATGGAGCCCAACCGGGCCGTACCCACTCGTCCGTACAACCGGCCGTTCACCTCGACCGCCGGCCCCAGGGCGCAGTTGCCGAGGCAGAAGACCTGCTCGACGGTGACCGAACCGTCCGGGGTCGTCTCCCCCAGGGCCAGTCCCGCTTCCCCCGCATAGCCGACCAGCGCGTCGGACCCGAGGGCCTGGCACGCCTCGGCGCGGCAGATGCGCACCGTGGTCCGTCCCGCCGGCTCACGGCGGAAGTCGTGGTAGAAGGTCACCACTCCGTGGACGTCCGCCCTGGAGAGGTTGAACTCGTCGGCGAGCACCGGTATCGCCTCTTTCGGCACGCAGCCCAACTCGGCCTGCAGGGCGTGCAGTACCGGCAGCAGCGCACCGCGCTGCTCCCGATGGTCGGCCACAACCGTCCGGACCACGTCTTCGACCGTCATGTCACTCCCGCCGATCGTCATTGACCACTCCGCCTTCGCCAGGTCAGGGAGTTCGGGCGCGGGATCGTCACAGA includes:
- the fdhF gene encoding formate dehydrogenase subunit alpha; its protein translation is MTLLKEPDFGTPERPGAATVAVEVDGMPVTVPEGTSVMRAAALAGIDIPKLCATDSLEPFGSCRLCVVEIDGRRGTPASCTTPVADGMSVRTQTPKVEKLRQGVMELYISDHPLDCLTCPANGDCELQDMAGVVGLRQVRYGYEGENHLDAEKDTSNPYFDFDASKCIACSRCVRACGEVQGTFALTIEGRGFDSKVSAGAGETFMESECVSCGACVQACPTSTLQEKSVVELGMPTRSVVTTCAYCGVGCSFKAELRGDELVRMVPYKDGGANEGHSCVKGRFAFGYASHPDRMLKPMVREKITDPWREVEWDEAIGTVARRMRELQEQYGSGAIGAITSSRCTNEEVYVVQKMVRAAFGNNNVDTCARVCHSPTGYGLKQTFGESAGTQDFRSVAEADVIMVIGANPTDGHPVFASRMKRRLREGAKLIVVDPRRIDLVRSPHVQAEHHLQLRPSTNVAVVNAMAHVVVTEGLVDRDFVDARCEDFDEWAEFIARPENSPEATEELTGVPAGELRAAARLYAQAPNGAIYYGLGVTEHSQGSTMVMGMANLAMACGNLGRDGVGVNPLRGQNNVQGSCDMGSFPHELPGYRHVSDDAVRTVFENLWGGTILAEPGLRIPNMFDAAIDGTFRGLFVHGEDIAQSDPNLKHVTAALEAMELVVVQDLFLNETAKFAHVFLPGASFLEKDGTFTNAERRINRVRAVMKPKTGKHEWQIVSEIATAMGHPMAYDHPGQIMDEIAQVTPTFTGVSFQLLDKLGSVQWPCNEQAPEGTPIMHVDEFVRGKGRFVVTTFVPTAERSTRRFPLILTTGRILSQYNVGAQTRRTGNVAWHPEDVLELHPHDAEVRGIVDGDTVTLASRVGETTLKAEISDRMPPGVVYTTFHHPVTGANVVTTENSDWATNCPEYKVTAVQVGLARPRRADGAEHDRDQLLTVVD
- a CDS encoding NADH-quinone oxidoreductase subunit NuoF codes for the protein MTKNSSDSTVTVYVPRDSAARSVGADEVADALRRVAAEREAPVEVVRNGSRGMLWLEPLVEVVTPAGRVGYGPVAPSDVEGLLAAGMLEGADHPLRLGVVDELPWLARQTRVTFSRVGVTDPLSPEDYLRHGGLAGLRTALGMAPADVVTEVTDSGLRGRGGAGFPAGIKWKTVMDCADELKFVCCNADEGDSGTFADRMVMEGDPFMLIEGMTIAAHAVGAREGYFYIRSEYPDAVSTMRAAIVIAREQGWLGEGILGSPLDFDLHVRVGAGAYICGEETSMLESLEGKRGTVRAKPPIPAIEGLFGKPTVVNNVLTLATVPVILAEGAKAYQELGVERSRGTQVFQLGGNIARGGIVETAFGVTLRELVEEYGGGTFSGRPVRTVQVGGPLGAYLPTSMFDLPMDYEAFAEAGAMLGHGGVVVFDESVDMAAQARFAMEFCAEESCGKCTPCRVGSVRGVEVIDKIVAGQQRDENLALLEDLCELMTDGSLCAMGGLTPMPVRSAIAHFPDDFLARDPGRAIPRTHAHGGRTEGTA
- a CDS encoding NAD(P)H-dependent oxidoreductase subunit E; this encodes MTVEDVVRTVVADHREQRGALLPVLHALQAELGCVPKEAIPVLADEFNLSRADVHGVVTFYHDFRREPAGRTTVRICRAEACQALGSDALVGYAGEAGLALGETTPDGSVTVEQVFCLGNCALGPAVEVNGRLYGRVGTARLGSILKGTVA